From Pristiophorus japonicus isolate sPriJap1 chromosome 7, sPriJap1.hap1, whole genome shotgun sequence, one genomic window encodes:
- the LOC139267111 gene encoding protein NYNRIN-like: MTGNIILHTKHTLVEMLNTGKLRTVSNMRRAKWEAVLLTPNKAVTIIRDVGNNPAEGMMGEGEPHFCEEVCEDMEEDRIKDAPLQTAEQTVFVDGSRKYVEGLARTGWAVVNQDLETVESGRINGVSSAQVAELVALTRALELSENMIVNIYTDSRYTFGVVHDYMTAWGRRGFITTSGHPIKHQLRIEALLAASNKPKQVAVIKIKAHRREPDRTSPDWLSHQGNKAAAVAAQKALEQEECEEASVSAAGARAQQISIEKLHQDTSEEEIGMWTKQGATQGKDNVWRRNNKVMAPECIQNTLLELHHGLSHSGREAMTGSLGRDWWWKGMGRDIGKYCHRCVTCAQYNPGRPIKIKMGYQPRPRGPWEHVQIDFTGPLPPSHGKRYCRVIIDQFTRWVEAFPIRDCTASTVARIFRPTSPGKL; encoded by the coding sequence atgactggaaacatcattctccacactaaacacacattggtagaaatgttaaacacaggaaaactgagaaccgtatctaatatgagacgggcaaagtgggaagcagtcctcttaacacccaacaaagcggtaaccataattagggatgtaggaaacaaccccgcagaaggtatgatgggtgaaggggaaccccacttttgcgaagaggtatgtgaggatatggaagaggatagaataaaagacgccccccttcaaaccgcagaacaaaccgtgtttgtggacggctcacgaaaatacgtagagggactagctcgtaccggatgggccgtagttaaccaggatctagagacagttgaatcagggcgaattaatggggtgtcatcagctcaagtggcagaactggtagccctcacccgggcactggaattatcggaaaatatgattgttaatatctatacggacagtagatatacattcggggtagtacacgattatatgacagcatgggggagaaggggttttatcacaactagcggacatcccataaagcatcagctgagaatagaagctcttttagcagccagtaataaaccaaaacaggtagcggttattaaaattaaagcccacaggagggagccggaccgaaccagtccagattggctgagtcaccaggggaaTAAAGCTGCAgccgtagctgcacagaaggcattagaacaggaagagtgtgaggaagcctcagtcagtgctgcTGGGGCCCGAGcccaacagataagtattgagaaactacaccaggacacttctgaggaggaaataggtatgtggacaaagcagggcgcaacgcaagggaaggataacgtttggagacgaaacaacaaggtaatggcgcctgaatgcatacagaataccttattggagctgcaccatggcctgtctcattcaggacgagaggccatgaccgggagtcttgggagagattggtggtggaaagggatggggagagatatcggcaaatattgccatcgatgcgttacgtgcgcacaatataatccaggcaggcccattaaaattaaaatgggataccagccccgtccacgggggccatgggaacacgtacaaattgatttcacaggtcctttgcccccatcccatggaaaaagatattgccgagtgattatagatcaatttacccggtgggtggaagctttccccatacgtgattgcactgcctcaacggtGGCAAGGATATTccgacccacttcaccgggaaaattgtaa